The Aphis gossypii isolate Hap1 chromosome 3, ASM2018417v2, whole genome shotgun sequence genome includes a region encoding these proteins:
- the LOC126551146 gene encoding uncharacterized protein LOC126551146: protein MSPGPQLAVVDRLLRDIMGSESPFGGKPVLFADDFMQILPVVPRGSRSAIVMSSIKHNSLWQNSEKFELTRNMSAGNDADFADWLLLLGSGQLPTVDGVQDTVEIPREMVCNVVELIDFVYPQHMSLANVDDFARKIVLCPRNEECRQIVRCYSAERTYTAIDTVVIDDSDEEANFPTEFLNSLELNGLPPFKLTLRVGAIVMLLRNLDPKRKLCNGTRLVVTELR from the coding sequence ATGTCACCGGGACCACAACTCGCGGTGGTTGATCGCTTACTCAGGGACATCATGGGATCGGAATCTCCGTTCGGCGGTAAACCGGTCCTGTTCGCGGACGACTTCATGCAAATATTGCCCGTCGTCCCCCGGGGAAGCAGGAGTGCCATCGTCATGTCGTCAATTAAGCACAACTCTTTGTGGCAAAACTCGGAGAAGTTTGAATTGACGCGAAACATGAGCGCCGGTAATGATGCGGACTTCGCGGATTGGTTGCTCCTGCTCGGCAGCGGTCAATTGCCAACGGTCGACGGTGTTCAAGACACCGTTGAAATCCCACGGGAAATGGTATGTAACGTTGTcgaattaattgattttgtttaccCGCAGCACATGTCGTTGGCTAACGTTGACGATTTTGCTCGGAAAATTGTTCTGTGTCCCAGAAACGAGGAATGCAGACAAATCGTACGGTGCTACAGCGCTGAGAGGACGTATACTGCCATAGACACCGTGGTGATCGACGATTCCGACGAGGAAGCCAATTTTCCTACCGAGTTTCTCAACTCGCTGGAACTGAACGGACTGCCGCCGTTCAAATTGACGCTCAGGGTCGGCGCCATCGTCATGTTGCTGAGGAATCTTGATCCAAAGAGAAAACTGTGCAACGGTACGAGGTTAGTGGTCACCGAACTCCGGTGA
- the LOC126550604 gene encoding uncharacterized protein LOC126550604, whose translation MESNNNLNYARKNQRALLADAYQGLVDHVNQQHNLDAPANPMAVGRRIILPSTFVGSPRYMKGCYHDAMAIVRKYGKPDLFVTFTCNPRWPEITQNLGRWTAPTDRSDLIARVFHAKLKVLMQDIVVDCVFGNVDAYVYTVEFQKRGLPHAHILIILKEDSKLLTVEDVDNVVCAFLPDLTSNRRLFDCVTSHMIHGPCGTLNANSPCMVDNKCLKRYPKEYSDETVYASNNGYPTYRRPNNGPVVLVRQLEVGNEFVVPHNPYLLAKYDAHINVEVCSTVKSVMYLDKYVYKGHNAATMEVWDGDEISK comes from the coding sequence ATGGAATCGAACAACAATCTCAACTATGCCAGGAAAAATCAGCGGGCACTCCTCGCTGATGCGTATCAGGGACTTGTGGACCACGTAAACCAACAGCACAACTTGGACGCGCCGGCCAACCCTATGGCTGTCGGCCGTAGGATCATCTTACCTTCGACGTTCGTCGGGAGTCCACGTTACATGAAAGGATGTTATCACGATGCAATGGCCATTGTGCGTAAGTACGGTAAACCTGACCTGTTTGTTACTTTTACGTGCAACCCTAGGTGGCCAGAAATCACACAGAATCTCGGAAGGTGGACTGCTCCGACTGACAGATCAGATCTCATTGCCAGGGTATTCCACGCCAAACTCAAGGTCCTCATGCAGGACATTGTAGTCGACTGTGTGTTTGGTAATGTAGACGCGTATGTATACACTGTTGAGTTTCAGAAACGCGGTCTACCGCACGCGCACATACTAATCATCCTCAAGGAGGACAGTAAATTGCTCACCGTAGAAGACGTGGACAACGTTGTGTGTGCCTTCTTGCCAGACCTGACATCCAACAGGCGCCTATTCGATTGTGTGACGTCGCACATGATTCATGGACCGTGTGGAACACTAAACGCCAACAGTCCGTGTATGGTTGACAACAAGTGTTTGAAGAGGTATCCGAAAGAATACAGCGACGAGACAGTATACGCCTCTAACAACGGTTACCCTACGTATCGCCGACCCAACAATGGCCCTGTGGTCCTTGTCAGACAACTGGAGGTCGGCAATGAGTTTGTCGTCCCACACAACCCATACCTTCTGGCCAAATATGATGCACACATCAATGTGGAGGTGTGCTCAACAGTGAAGAGTGTCATGTATTTAGATAAGTATGTGTACAAAGGACATAACGCGGCAACTATGGAAGTATGGGATGGCGATGAAATATCAAAGTGa